In one window of Syngnathus scovelli strain Florida chromosome 20, RoL_Ssco_1.2, whole genome shotgun sequence DNA:
- the LOC125990300 gene encoding single-minded homolog 1-like isoform X2: MKEKSKTAARTRREKENSEFYELAKMLPLPSAITSQLDKASIIRLTTSYLKMRIVFPQGLGDAWGQTNRTRPLDNLGRELGSHLLQTLDGFIFVVAPDGKIMYISETASVHLGLSQVELTGNSIYEYVHPADHDEMTAVLTPHQPYHSHFVQEYEVERSFFLRMKCVLAKRNAGLTSGGYKVIHCSGYLKIRQYSLDMAPFEGCYQNVGLVAVGHSLPPSAVTEIKLHSNMFMFRASLDMKLIFLDSRVAELTGYEPQDLIEKTLYHHVHSCDIFHLRCAHHLLLVKGQVTTKYYRFLAKHGGWVWVQSYATIVHNSRSSRPHCIVSVNYVLTDTEYKGMQLSLDQMCPTKPAFPYTDSLNEERKSTKSRLTQSKAKARVSPYPQFSAFNPERSESDQDSQWGGSPLTEAASPQLLDSGEAAEASCAYRLYPDSGSLCYGLGLLEEDLAHAQTRPHPATCDRVRCPSGRYFLGAPQSGREVWWDATRSVLALPKASGDNGEGYEITSYHAAFHGRGHWDEDSIMSSPDGGGSTSDSGERYHGDQFQASPREPSKMETLIRATQQMIKEEENRLQQQKPTLDVSKTHSPCFNSSLPHHSQISMPSVVCRGPGAPSIELPSERLHHRVKVPGPLDNDENTTSPGSLSRLSSPSSDVIPRSGLPLTKDYMQTDLSPHQSQPQGSPLLYPSQERQPLDRQAAYALTGYSLEHLYDPESLRSYSGLACGGVQYDVAAHMRMQAEQMQGHKATSVIITNGS, encoded by the exons ATGAAGGAAAAATCGAAAACGGCGGCAAGGACTAGACGGGAAAAGGAGAACAGTGAATTTTATGAGCTGGCTAAAATGTTGCCGCTACCGTCGGCAATTACGTCGCAGTTGGACAAAGCGTCTATCATTCGACTGACCACCAGTTACCTGAAAATGAGGATAGTCTTTCCGCAAG GTTTAGGTGACGCGTGGGGTCAAACAAATCGAACGAGACCGTTGGATAATCTTGGACGTGAGCTGGGCTCTCATCTACTACAG ACATTGGATGGCTTCATATTCGTTGTGGCTCCAGATGGGAAAATAATGTACATTTCAGAAACGGCGTCCGTGCATTTGGGACTATCgcag GTAGAGTTGACCGGAAACAGTATTTATGAATATGTGCACCCCGCTGACCACGACGAGATGACAGCTGTACTGACGCCCCATCAGCCCTACCACTCCCATTTTGtacaag AATATGAAGTGGAGCGCTCTTTCTTTCTGAGAATGAAATGTGTGTTGGCTAAAAGAAATGCAGGCCTCACCAGTGGTGGATATAAG GTGATCCACTGCAGTGGCTACCTGAAGATCCGTCAGTACAGCTTGGACATGGCCCCCTTTGAGGGCTGCTACCAGAACGTGGGCCTGGTGGCGGTGGGGCACTCGTTGCCCCCCAGCGCCGTGACCGAGATCAAACTACACAGCAACATGTTTATGTTCAGAGCCAGTTTGGACATGAAGCTCATCTTTCTGGACTCCAG GGTTGCCGAGCTGACGGGTTATGAGCCGCAGGATCTGATTGAGAAAACTCTGTACCATCACGTACACAGCTGTGACATCTTCCACCTCCGCTGCGCGCATCACCTTT TGCTGGTAAAGGGCCAAGTCACTACTAAATATTACCGTTTCCTCGCCAAGCACGGCGGATGGGTGTGGGTGCAGAGCTACGCTACCATCGTCCACAATAGCAGGTCATCGAGACCCCACTGCATTGTCAGTGTCAACTACGTCCTCAC GGACACGGAATACAAGGGAATGCAGTTGTCCCTGGACCAAATGTGCCCCACCAAGCCGGCCTTTCCTTACACCGACAGTCTGAACGAGGAGAGGAAGAGCACAAAGTCACGTCTGACCCAGTCAAAAGCGAAAGCCAGAGTGTCGCCCTACCCACAG TTCTCAGCTTTCAATCCAGAGCGCTCGGAGTCAGACCAAGACAGCCAATGGGGAGGAAGCCCCCTGACGGAGGCCGCCTCGCCTCAATTGTTGGATTCGGGCGAGGCCGCCGAGGCATCGTGCGCCTACCGGCTCTACCCGGACTCTGGCTCCCTGTGCTATGGCTTGGGTCTTCTGGAAGAGGACCTCGCTCACGCCCAGACCCGTCCTCACCCGGCCACGTGCGATCGGGTCCGATGTCCGAGCGGACGATACTTTTTGGGAGCCCCCCAGTCAGGAAGAGAGGTGTGGTGGGACGCCACCCGCTCCGTGCTGGCCCTCCCGAAAGCATCTGGGGATAACGGCGAGGGCTACGAAATCACGTCCTACCACGCCGCCTTCCACG GGAGAGGCCACTGGGATGAAGACAGCATCATGAGTTCACCGGATGGCGGGGGGTCCACCAGTGATTCCGGCGAGCGCTATCACGGCGACCAATTCCAGGCCAGTCCCCGAGAACCCAGTAAAATGGAGACCCTAATTCGTGCCACGCAGCAGATGATCAAAGAGGAAGAGAACCGTCTTCAGCAGCAAAAACCGACGCTCGACGTCTCCAAGACTCACAGTCCGTGTTTCAACTCGTCGCTCCCGCATCACTCACAGATCAGCATGCCCAGCGTGGTGTGCCGGGGTCCGGGAGCCCCGAGCATTGAGCTCCCCTCCGAGCGCCTCCACCACCGCGTCAAAGTCCCCGGTCCTCTGGACAATGACGAAAACACAACCAGTCCCGGCTCCCTCTCTCGCCTCAGCAGCCCCAGCTCCGACGTCATCCCCAGGTCCGGACTCCCCCTCACCAAAGACTACATGCAGACGGATCTGTCCCCTCATCAGTCACAACCTCAAGGGAGCCCTCTGCTCTACCCATCCCAGGAGAGGCAACCTCTGGACAGGCAAGCAGCCTACGCATTGACTGGCTATTCCCTGGAACACCTGTACGACCCGGAGAGCCTAAGGAGTTACTCCGGGCTGGCCTGCGGAGGAGTCCAGTACGACGTAGCGGCTCACATGAGGATGCAGGCCGAGCAGATGCAGGGACACAAGGCCACGTCTGTGATTATAACCAACGGGAGCTGA
- the LOC125990300 gene encoding single-minded homolog 1-like isoform X1 has translation MKEKSKTAARTRREKENSEFYELAKMLPLPSAITSQLDKASIIRLTTSYLKMRIVFPQGLGDAWGQTNRTRPLDNLGRELGSHLLQTLDGFIFVVAPDGKIMYISETASVHLGLSQVELTGNSIYEYVHPADHDEMTAVLTPHQPYHSHFVQEYEVERSFFLRMKCVLAKRNAGLTSGGYKVIHCSGYLKIRQYSLDMAPFEGCYQNVGLVAVGHSLPPSAVTEIKLHSNMFMFRASLDMKLIFLDSRVAELTGYEPQDLIEKTLYHHVHSCDIFHLRCAHHLLLVKGQVTTKYYRFLAKHGGWVWVQSYATIVHNSRSSRPHCIVSVNYVLTDTEYKGMQLSLDQMCPTKPAFPYTDSLNEERKSTKSRLTQSKAKARVSPYPQQFSAFNPERSESDQDSQWGGSPLTEAASPQLLDSGEAAEASCAYRLYPDSGSLCYGLGLLEEDLAHAQTRPHPATCDRVRCPSGRYFLGAPQSGREVWWDATRSVLALPKASGDNGEGYEITSYHAAFHGRGHWDEDSIMSSPDGGGSTSDSGERYHGDQFQASPREPSKMETLIRATQQMIKEEENRLQQQKPTLDVSKTHSPCFNSSLPHHSQISMPSVVCRGPGAPSIELPSERLHHRVKVPGPLDNDENTTSPGSLSRLSSPSSDVIPRSGLPLTKDYMQTDLSPHQSQPQGSPLLYPSQERQPLDRQAAYALTGYSLEHLYDPESLRSYSGLACGGVQYDVAAHMRMQAEQMQGHKATSVIITNGS, from the exons ATGAAGGAAAAATCGAAAACGGCGGCAAGGACTAGACGGGAAAAGGAGAACAGTGAATTTTATGAGCTGGCTAAAATGTTGCCGCTACCGTCGGCAATTACGTCGCAGTTGGACAAAGCGTCTATCATTCGACTGACCACCAGTTACCTGAAAATGAGGATAGTCTTTCCGCAAG GTTTAGGTGACGCGTGGGGTCAAACAAATCGAACGAGACCGTTGGATAATCTTGGACGTGAGCTGGGCTCTCATCTACTACAG ACATTGGATGGCTTCATATTCGTTGTGGCTCCAGATGGGAAAATAATGTACATTTCAGAAACGGCGTCCGTGCATTTGGGACTATCgcag GTAGAGTTGACCGGAAACAGTATTTATGAATATGTGCACCCCGCTGACCACGACGAGATGACAGCTGTACTGACGCCCCATCAGCCCTACCACTCCCATTTTGtacaag AATATGAAGTGGAGCGCTCTTTCTTTCTGAGAATGAAATGTGTGTTGGCTAAAAGAAATGCAGGCCTCACCAGTGGTGGATATAAG GTGATCCACTGCAGTGGCTACCTGAAGATCCGTCAGTACAGCTTGGACATGGCCCCCTTTGAGGGCTGCTACCAGAACGTGGGCCTGGTGGCGGTGGGGCACTCGTTGCCCCCCAGCGCCGTGACCGAGATCAAACTACACAGCAACATGTTTATGTTCAGAGCCAGTTTGGACATGAAGCTCATCTTTCTGGACTCCAG GGTTGCCGAGCTGACGGGTTATGAGCCGCAGGATCTGATTGAGAAAACTCTGTACCATCACGTACACAGCTGTGACATCTTCCACCTCCGCTGCGCGCATCACCTTT TGCTGGTAAAGGGCCAAGTCACTACTAAATATTACCGTTTCCTCGCCAAGCACGGCGGATGGGTGTGGGTGCAGAGCTACGCTACCATCGTCCACAATAGCAGGTCATCGAGACCCCACTGCATTGTCAGTGTCAACTACGTCCTCAC GGACACGGAATACAAGGGAATGCAGTTGTCCCTGGACCAAATGTGCCCCACCAAGCCGGCCTTTCCTTACACCGACAGTCTGAACGAGGAGAGGAAGAGCACAAAGTCACGTCTGACCCAGTCAAAAGCGAAAGCCAGAGTGTCGCCCTACCCACAG CAGTTCTCAGCTTTCAATCCAGAGCGCTCGGAGTCAGACCAAGACAGCCAATGGGGAGGAAGCCCCCTGACGGAGGCCGCCTCGCCTCAATTGTTGGATTCGGGCGAGGCCGCCGAGGCATCGTGCGCCTACCGGCTCTACCCGGACTCTGGCTCCCTGTGCTATGGCTTGGGTCTTCTGGAAGAGGACCTCGCTCACGCCCAGACCCGTCCTCACCCGGCCACGTGCGATCGGGTCCGATGTCCGAGCGGACGATACTTTTTGGGAGCCCCCCAGTCAGGAAGAGAGGTGTGGTGGGACGCCACCCGCTCCGTGCTGGCCCTCCCGAAAGCATCTGGGGATAACGGCGAGGGCTACGAAATCACGTCCTACCACGCCGCCTTCCACG GGAGAGGCCACTGGGATGAAGACAGCATCATGAGTTCACCGGATGGCGGGGGGTCCACCAGTGATTCCGGCGAGCGCTATCACGGCGACCAATTCCAGGCCAGTCCCCGAGAACCCAGTAAAATGGAGACCCTAATTCGTGCCACGCAGCAGATGATCAAAGAGGAAGAGAACCGTCTTCAGCAGCAAAAACCGACGCTCGACGTCTCCAAGACTCACAGTCCGTGTTTCAACTCGTCGCTCCCGCATCACTCACAGATCAGCATGCCCAGCGTGGTGTGCCGGGGTCCGGGAGCCCCGAGCATTGAGCTCCCCTCCGAGCGCCTCCACCACCGCGTCAAAGTCCCCGGTCCTCTGGACAATGACGAAAACACAACCAGTCCCGGCTCCCTCTCTCGCCTCAGCAGCCCCAGCTCCGACGTCATCCCCAGGTCCGGACTCCCCCTCACCAAAGACTACATGCAGACGGATCTGTCCCCTCATCAGTCACAACCTCAAGGGAGCCCTCTGCTCTACCCATCCCAGGAGAGGCAACCTCTGGACAGGCAAGCAGCCTACGCATTGACTGGCTATTCCCTGGAACACCTGTACGACCCGGAGAGCCTAAGGAGTTACTCCGGGCTGGCCTGCGGAGGAGTCCAGTACGACGTAGCGGCTCACATGAGGATGCAGGCCGAGCAGATGCAGGGACACAAGGCCACGTCTGTGATTATAACCAACGGGAGCTGA
- the LOC125990300 gene encoding single-minded homolog 1-like isoform X3: MTAVLTPHQPYHSHFVQEYEVERSFFLRMKCVLAKRNAGLTSGGYKVIHCSGYLKIRQYSLDMAPFEGCYQNVGLVAVGHSLPPSAVTEIKLHSNMFMFRASLDMKLIFLDSRVAELTGYEPQDLIEKTLYHHVHSCDIFHLRCAHHLLLVKGQVTTKYYRFLAKHGGWVWVQSYATIVHNSRSSRPHCIVSVNYVLTDTEYKGMQLSLDQMCPTKPAFPYTDSLNEERKSTKSRLTQSKAKARVSPYPQQFSAFNPERSESDQDSQWGGSPLTEAASPQLLDSGEAAEASCAYRLYPDSGSLCYGLGLLEEDLAHAQTRPHPATCDRVRCPSGRYFLGAPQSGREVWWDATRSVLALPKASGDNGEGYEITSYHAAFHGRGHWDEDSIMSSPDGGGSTSDSGERYHGDQFQASPREPSKMETLIRATQQMIKEEENRLQQQKPTLDVSKTHSPCFNSSLPHHSQISMPSVVCRGPGAPSIELPSERLHHRVKVPGPLDNDENTTSPGSLSRLSSPSSDVIPRSGLPLTKDYMQTDLSPHQSQPQGSPLLYPSQERQPLDRQAAYALTGYSLEHLYDPESLRSYSGLACGGVQYDVAAHMRMQAEQMQGHKATSVIITNGS, translated from the exons ATGACAGCTGTACTGACGCCCCATCAGCCCTACCACTCCCATTTTGtacaag AATATGAAGTGGAGCGCTCTTTCTTTCTGAGAATGAAATGTGTGTTGGCTAAAAGAAATGCAGGCCTCACCAGTGGTGGATATAAG GTGATCCACTGCAGTGGCTACCTGAAGATCCGTCAGTACAGCTTGGACATGGCCCCCTTTGAGGGCTGCTACCAGAACGTGGGCCTGGTGGCGGTGGGGCACTCGTTGCCCCCCAGCGCCGTGACCGAGATCAAACTACACAGCAACATGTTTATGTTCAGAGCCAGTTTGGACATGAAGCTCATCTTTCTGGACTCCAG GGTTGCCGAGCTGACGGGTTATGAGCCGCAGGATCTGATTGAGAAAACTCTGTACCATCACGTACACAGCTGTGACATCTTCCACCTCCGCTGCGCGCATCACCTTT TGCTGGTAAAGGGCCAAGTCACTACTAAATATTACCGTTTCCTCGCCAAGCACGGCGGATGGGTGTGGGTGCAGAGCTACGCTACCATCGTCCACAATAGCAGGTCATCGAGACCCCACTGCATTGTCAGTGTCAACTACGTCCTCAC GGACACGGAATACAAGGGAATGCAGTTGTCCCTGGACCAAATGTGCCCCACCAAGCCGGCCTTTCCTTACACCGACAGTCTGAACGAGGAGAGGAAGAGCACAAAGTCACGTCTGACCCAGTCAAAAGCGAAAGCCAGAGTGTCGCCCTACCCACAG CAGTTCTCAGCTTTCAATCCAGAGCGCTCGGAGTCAGACCAAGACAGCCAATGGGGAGGAAGCCCCCTGACGGAGGCCGCCTCGCCTCAATTGTTGGATTCGGGCGAGGCCGCCGAGGCATCGTGCGCCTACCGGCTCTACCCGGACTCTGGCTCCCTGTGCTATGGCTTGGGTCTTCTGGAAGAGGACCTCGCTCACGCCCAGACCCGTCCTCACCCGGCCACGTGCGATCGGGTCCGATGTCCGAGCGGACGATACTTTTTGGGAGCCCCCCAGTCAGGAAGAGAGGTGTGGTGGGACGCCACCCGCTCCGTGCTGGCCCTCCCGAAAGCATCTGGGGATAACGGCGAGGGCTACGAAATCACGTCCTACCACGCCGCCTTCCACG GGAGAGGCCACTGGGATGAAGACAGCATCATGAGTTCACCGGATGGCGGGGGGTCCACCAGTGATTCCGGCGAGCGCTATCACGGCGACCAATTCCAGGCCAGTCCCCGAGAACCCAGTAAAATGGAGACCCTAATTCGTGCCACGCAGCAGATGATCAAAGAGGAAGAGAACCGTCTTCAGCAGCAAAAACCGACGCTCGACGTCTCCAAGACTCACAGTCCGTGTTTCAACTCGTCGCTCCCGCATCACTCACAGATCAGCATGCCCAGCGTGGTGTGCCGGGGTCCGGGAGCCCCGAGCATTGAGCTCCCCTCCGAGCGCCTCCACCACCGCGTCAAAGTCCCCGGTCCTCTGGACAATGACGAAAACACAACCAGTCCCGGCTCCCTCTCTCGCCTCAGCAGCCCCAGCTCCGACGTCATCCCCAGGTCCGGACTCCCCCTCACCAAAGACTACATGCAGACGGATCTGTCCCCTCATCAGTCACAACCTCAAGGGAGCCCTCTGCTCTACCCATCCCAGGAGAGGCAACCTCTGGACAGGCAAGCAGCCTACGCATTGACTGGCTATTCCCTGGAACACCTGTACGACCCGGAGAGCCTAAGGAGTTACTCCGGGCTGGCCTGCGGAGGAGTCCAGTACGACGTAGCGGCTCACATGAGGATGCAGGCCGAGCAGATGCAGGGACACAAGGCCACGTCTGTGATTATAACCAACGGGAGCTGA